gggagcaatttccaaacgcctgaaggtacaacgttcatctgtataaacaatagtactcaagtataaacaccatgggaccacgcagccgtcatatcgctcaggaaggagacgcgttctgtcttctagagatgaacgtactgtggtgcgaaaagtgcaaatcaatcccagaacagcagcaaaggatcttgtgaaaatgccggaggaaacgggtacaaaatgaTCAAAACCACAttaaaacgagtcctgtatcgacataacctgaaaagcatcagtcaggaagttaaagcttggtcgcaaatgggtcttccaaatggacaatgaccccaagtatacttccaaagttgtggcaaaatggcttaaggacaacaaagtcaaggtattggagtggccatcacaaagccctgacctcaatcctatagaacatttgtgggcagaactgaaaaagcgtgtgcgagcaaggaggcctacaaacctgactcagttacaccagctctgtcaggaggaatgggccataattcacccaacttattgtgggaagcttgtggaaggctacccgaaacgtttgacccaagttaaacaatttaaaggcaatgctaccaaatacttaattgagtgtatgtaatcttctgacccactgggaatgtgatgaaagaaataaaagctgaaataaatcattttctctactattattctgacatttcacattcttaaaataaagcggcGATCCCAACTGACCTGAGACGTGgattttttacgaggattaaatgtcaggaattgtgaataactgagtttaaatatatttgcctaagctgtacgtaaacttctgacttcaactgtacacacatacacacttattGACTCACACGCATGCGCATTAGTGTTTAGGTCCTTAGCACTCCCTATCATTCAGATTCTATACCAGGTGAATATGTATGAAAGCCTGATTGCGAAATGACAATACCAGTATGACGTGAtggatgattgattgatttgattgattgattgattgattgattgattggattgattgattgatggatggatggatggatggattgatggatggattgatggattgattgatggatggatggattgattgattgattgatgaattgattgattgatgaattgattgattgatgaattgattgattgatgaattgattgattgatgaattgattgaatgatgaattgattgattgatgaattgattgattgatgaattgattgattgatgaattgattgattgatgaattgattgattgatgaattgattgattgatgaattgATTGATGGGTTGTCATCAGAAGATTAAGGAGGAGTCTCCTATGAAGAGTGCCAAAcgccagagagagaagggaggagccTCAGACACAGAGGACACAGACAACAGGACAAGTGCCAAAAAGTCCAAAACCCAGGTGACATTAACTAGCGTATCTCAAACCAGTGTCTGTTGGGTAGCTGTGTGTGTTGAGGAACCATGTCTAATGTCTGGAATACAgtgtcttgcaaaagtattcaccccccttggtatTTTTCTTACTTTGTTGCctaacaacctggaattaaaattgattttttttggggggggggttgtatcatttgatttacacaacacatTTGCACAACACAACATattcctaccactttgaagaacaaacaaaaaataacagAAAACTTGAATGTGCAtaactatcccccccccccccaaaaaaaaaagtaaatactttgtagagccaccttttgcagcaattacagctgcaaggcTATGGaatgtatgtctctataagcttggtacatcttgctactgggatttttgcccattcttcaaggcaaaactgctccagctccttcaagttggatgggttccgctggtgtacagccatctttaagtcataccacagattctcaattggattgagatctgggctttgacaaggccattccaagacatttaaatgtttccccttaaaccactcgagtgttgcttcagcagtgtgcttagggtcattgtcctgctggaaggtgaatctccaacccagtctcaaatctctggaagactggaacaggtttccctcaagaatttccctgtatttagcgccatccatcattccttcaattctgaccagtttcccagtccctgccaatcaAAAACTTCTCCAcattatgatgctgccaccaccatgcttcacagtggggatggtgttctcggggtgatgagaggtgttgggtttgcgccagacatagcgtttttcttgctggccaaaaagctcaattttagtctgaccagagtaccttcttccatatatttGGGGAGTCTTTTTCTTTAAGCAAAGTCTTTTTTCTGGCCTGTATTCTGGAATAATTTCTGGGGTTGGGCTGTATTCTGGAATAGTGTCTTAATCTGGGGTTGGGCTGCAGTATTGAAATGACTAAAAAGCCAGGGCCTGATTTGCACAAAATGAATAAAATGATATGAacaggaggacctgatcctagatcagcactctctAATGCTTTAGATACGGGCCCTATATGTTATTACAGTGCTCATACCAAGCCTTTTTGTTCTCTTCCCGAACATTTATTCTCCCGAGTGTAAGGAGATGTGTTCATGATGACAACCATTGTGGTATGGAATTCACTGCTCTCTTCCCTGTTCCACAGGAGTTGGGTCGGTCCGACTCGCCGTCAGAATGCGagggagagggcgagggagagggcGAGAGCTCTGACGGGCACAGCGTCAACGAGGAGTGTAGCAGTGACACTAAAGACATCGACCAGGATAACCGCAGCTCCTcgccctccatccccagcccccgAGACGGGGAGAGTGACTCGGATTCCTCCGCACAGCAACAACTGCTCCTACtgcagagacaagagagagagagggagagagaggggcagtcgCAGCACCCTCCGGTTATCCAGTCCTGTCAGCCAGGGACCTCGGGTGGCCGCTCCACCACCCCTCCATTACCTCCCACGtcctcctcagccccctcactGGTCCCCCAGGTCCCACCCTCCTCCGCACCCCCCACTTCTCTTCCACTGCCTCTACCGCCTTCCATGCCCCAACAGGccggccccctctctctcaaccaatcAGGGGTGTCCATCCACCCCCAGAGGAGGCCCTCCCCCTCGCCTCATTCTCCGCAGCAGGGGATGTCTCAGGCTCCACCCCCAGGACCGCCAGGCTCCACCCAGTCGCTACCGAGCACGTTCCACGGCCCGCTGCCCCACTCATCATCCATGCCGCACCCACTCCAAACTTGCCCCTCTCACCTGCCCCACCCCCACTCCCTGCCCCCTCAGAGCTTCCCATTGGGCCCCCAGTCTCAGGTCccgccctcccctctccctctcagtcaaTCGCAGCAGCCGTCTCACAGGGCCCACACGCCCCCCAGCCAATCATCGTCGTCCCAGGGTGGCTCGTCCAATCAGCCGCACCGCGAGCAGCCTCTACACCCCGCCCCTTCCATGTCCATGCCCCATATCAAGCCCCCTCCCACCACCCCCATCCCCCACATGCCCAACCGCGACCCTCAGTCTCACAAACACGGGCCTCCACACCTCTCAGCGCCCCCCTTCCCCCAGATGCCCTCcaacctgccccctccacccgCCCTCAAGCCCCTTTCCTCCCTGTCCgcccaccaccctcctcctgcccaccctcctcccctccagctcATGCCCCAGGGCCCAGGCCAGCAGCTCCAGCCTCCACCAGCCCAGCCCCCTGTCCTCACCCAGTCCCAGAATCTCCccctttcagagagagagagaggcagccagcatcaccctcctcctctacccctttcTGGACCGTCACCGTCCTCCCACCCCAACACACCCCAACAGTCCCCGTTCCCTCCTCACCCCTTCGCCCCTgtcctgcccctctcctcctctggctgtcctcccccctcctcatcctcctctctaccaGCATGCCTCcagcccccctcttcctccatctccatgCCCCTCCCAGCCTCAGTCGGCTCCGCCTGCCCAGGTCCCGCCGTCCCACCTGTACACATCAAGGAGGAACCTCTCGACGAATCAGAGGAGCCCGAGAGCCCTCCGCCCCCTCCTCGGAGCCCCTCCCCCGAGCCTACCGTCGTCAACACGCCCAGCCATGCCAGCCAATCAGCACGGTATGACctgacgcacgcacacacactgccagaACACACATGCACTGTTAGAGGTAGGCGGGGTCTGTTAACGGGGGTAGGCGGGGTCTGTTAACGGGGGTAGGCGGGGTCTGTTAACGGGGGTAGGCGGGGTCTGTTAATGGCTAGAGAGGATCTCCTCAACACAGATACATGGAGTGGTTAGAATAGAGAGACTGTTGAATAATCAGCAAACCAAACGATCTTCGTTTCTCATCAGATAATAAACTATATCCCATGTCTGTTGATAGAGGTAGTCAGGATCTTTGTTTCTAATCAGATAATAAACTATATCCCATGTCTGTTGATAGAGGTAGTCAGGATCTTTGTTTCTAATCAGATAATAAACTATATCCCATGTCTGTTGATAGAGGTAGTCAGGATCTTTGTTTCTAATCTGATAATAAACTATATCCCATGTCTGTTGATAGAGGTAGTCAGGATCTTTGTTTCTAATCAGATAATAAACTATATCCCATGTCTGTTGATAGAGGTAGTCAGGATCTTTGTTTCTAATCTGATAATAAACTATATCCCATGTCTGTTGATAGAGGTAGTCAGGATCTTTGTTTCTAATCTGATAATAAACTATATCCCATGTCTGTTAATAGAGGTAGTCAGGATCTTTGTTTCTAATCAGATAATAAACTATATCCCATGTCTGTTGATTGAGGAAGTATTGTTAGCCAAACTCTACGTCCTTACTATATATTAATGTGTATTTCCTTGGAAGTATTTTTAGCTAAACAAGTGCTTCCTTACTATATATTAACATTGTTTTCCCTTTGTGTGTCTCCTAGGTTCTACAAGCACCTGGACCGTGGGTACAACACGTGTGCTAGAACAGACTTCTACTTTACTCCTCTGGCTGCTTCTAAACTGGCCAAGAAGAGAGAAGAGGCGCTGGAGCGGGTCAAGAGGGAGGCCGAGCAGAAAGCccgggaggagaaggagagggagaaggaacgagagagagaacgggaaagagagaaggaacagGAGAGAGCTGCGGTGAGGGTTTGGTGTATTTTGTTTCTCAACTTCACACTGGGAATTGAAACCACATTTTGTTCGAAAACCTCCTATATGTTTCTCATTCGTACTTGAGTATGTGTGACCGACTAGCTGGATTAGGTCTTATGTAGCAGCATTGtaaatggtgttttttacatttggataaaagtagagactcagagctagaaaatggtacatcatacactacagttgaggaacaatgggaaagtaattctgctttgaaagttgattaaGTTGTAACCTCCCTTTGAGAAAGTGGCCCTTGAATGTCTTgttacctactggagagctcttctttgtcttcacccgttcagcatcgttcacatccTCAGCTTTAGccacacccatctctttaaggattcacatgtgaggccctGTGCTAAACAATCAAAGATTTCAAggctaaaggctggtttatactacaggtgtgtttgtaaatgtaatctggagtgccagagtgtgctctgggcgTTTTGTAAACTCCGATTGGCCGCTCGTAAATGCAGAGCGCTCCGCTCTCAAAGCGTTCAGAGAgcacgtttactgacaccggccatctTCAACGGGtattgagcgttcgtaaatttgtcagttattctgcTCTCTGGC
This genomic interval from Oncorhynchus masou masou isolate Uvic2021 unplaced genomic scaffold, UVic_Omas_1.1 unplaced_scaffold_1960, whole genome shotgun sequence contains the following:
- the LOC135532641 gene encoding arginine-glutamic acid dipeptide repeats protein-like isoform X3; translated protein: MFKPVKEDEDGLSGKHSMKTRRNRGSMSTLRSGRKKQTASPDGRASPTNEDLRSSGRTSPSAASTDSTDSKTDPMKKPSKKIKEESPMKSAKRQREKGGASDTEDTDNRTSAKKSKTQELGRSDSPSECEGEGEGEGESSDGHSVNEECSSDTKDIDQDNRSSSPSIPSPRDGESDSDSSAQQQLLLLQRQEREREREGQSQHPPVIQSCQPGTSGGRSTTPPLPPTSSSAPSLVPQVPPSSAPPTSLPLPLPPSMPQQAGPLSLNQSGVSIHPQRRPSPSPHSPQQGMSQAPPPGPPGSTQSLPSTFHGPLPHSSSMPHPLQTCPSHLPHPHSLPPQSFPLGPQSQVPPSPLPLSQSQQPSHRAHTPPSQSSSSQGGSSNQPHREQPLHPAPSMSMPHIKPPPTTPIPHMPNRDPQSHKHGPPHLSAPPFPQMPSNLPPPPALKPLSSLSAHHPPPAHPPPLQLMPQGPGQQLQPPPAQPPVLTQSQNLPLSERERGSQHHPPPLPLSGPSPSSHPNTPQQSPFPPHPFAPVLPLSSSGCPPPSSSSSLPACLQPPSSSISMPLPASVGSACPGPAVPPVHIKEEPLDESEEPESPPPPPRSPSPEPTVVNTPSHASQSARFYKHLDRGYNTCARTDFYFTPLAASKLAKKREEALERVKREAEQKAREEKEREKEREREREREKEQERAAKASSSCHDGRMGDPQMGGSAHMRPPFDGPPTSIAAVPPYIGPDTPALRTLSEYARPHVMSPTNRNHPFFVSLNPNDPLMAYHMPGLYNADPGMRERELREREMREREMRERELRERMKPGFEHKPPELEGMHPSANPMEHFARHGAISLPSMAGPHPFASFHPGLNPLERERLALAAGPQLRPDMSYPERLAAERLHAERMAAVANDPIARLQMFNITPHHHQHSHIHSHLHLHQQDSLHQGGGECLVCPPGSGGHPLVDPLAGGPHLARFPYPPGAIPNPLLGQNPHEHEMLRHPVFGTPYPRDLPPQMSAAHQLQAMHAQSAELQRLAMEQQWLHGHHHMHGGPLPGQEDYYSRLKKESDKQL